One bacterium genomic region harbors:
- a CDS encoding C1 family peptidase: MNKLGCIRDKFDERDYLMRAYLPVVKLPKKTDYTSKMSPVADQGDEGTCVGFAAAHGMKEYQELLDYKKLVELSPRFIYSEARKIDKIPADQEGATLRAAVKVLQKLGVCREKFWPYAPHQDDKAKPGVLADAKKFRVTAYARILDLFELRSALATKGPGIIGVSVFEGMMKTKTGKVPMPKKGEKSLGGHALCAVGYDDTAKLVKFKNSWSAAWGEKGYGYLPYAYIEKYMMDAWSTIDFEDPYPLTLASVLNYRDRAKV, translated from the coding sequence ATGAACAAACTCGGATGTATCAGAGACAAATTTGACGAGCGTGATTATTTAATGAGGGCGTATTTGCCGGTTGTTAAACTTCCAAAGAAAACCGATTATACCTCTAAAATGTCGCCTGTGGCGGATCAGGGGGACGAAGGCACCTGTGTCGGTTTTGCCGCGGCCCACGGGATGAAGGAATATCAAGAATTGCTTGATTACAAAAAACTTGTGGAGCTTTCTCCGCGGTTTATTTATTCGGAAGCCAGGAAAATCGACAAAATCCCCGCTGACCAGGAAGGTGCGACATTGCGGGCGGCGGTAAAGGTGCTTCAAAAACTCGGTGTGTGCCGGGAAAAATTCTGGCCGTACGCTCCACACCAGGATGATAAGGCCAAACCCGGCGTGTTGGCCGATGCCAAAAAATTCCGCGTAACAGCTTATGCCCGTATTCTTGATCTGTTTGAACTGCGTTCGGCTCTTGCCACAAAAGGGCCGGGCATTATAGGTGTTTCCGTTTTTGAAGGAATGATGAAAACAAAAACCGGAAAAGTCCCGATGCCTAAAAAAGGCGAAAAGTCTTTAGGCGGCCACGCCCTTTGCGCGGTCGGTTACGATGACACAGCAAAACTTGTTAAATTCAAAAATTCATGGTCCGCCGCGTGGGGCGAAAAAGGTTATGGTTACCTGCCATACGCTTATATCGAAAAATATATGATGGACGCGTGGAGCACCATTGATTTCGAGGATCCGTACCCGCTGACATTGGCCAGTGTGTTGAATTACAGGGATAGGGCGAAGGTTTGA
- a CDS encoding Crp/Fnr family transcriptional regulator, with amino-acid sequence MQNKIFLKKIPIFSDLSDKDLDKLHEITREATYKSGEVIFHVDDTGCVMFILKSGSVKISISDRKGHEDILKIIYPYDFFGEMSLLDGEHRSATVTALEKSTALIIERDHLIDMIRKFPQIALNMLAILSKRIRKTDERISNLRFADAYGKVAKVLLDIASEKGIAQENSIAFGVKICQQELADMAGITRETANRILAEFKKRGCINIEEGKITILNEGILKREAVC; translated from the coding sequence ATGCAGAATAAAATATTTCTGAAAAAAATACCGATATTTTCTGATCTGTCTGACAAGGATCTTGATAAATTGCATGAAATCACGCGGGAAGCAACATATAAAAGCGGTGAGGTAATCTTTCATGTTGATGATACAGGGTGCGTAATGTTTATCTTAAAGTCAGGTTCGGTAAAGATATCGATCAGCGACAGGAAAGGCCACGAGGATATATTAAAGATAATCTATCCTTATGATTTTTTCGGCGAAATGTCTCTTCTTGACGGTGAACACAGGTCGGCGACAGTCACGGCGCTTGAAAAGTCTACGGCGCTTATTATTGAAAGAGACCATTTGATAGACATGATAAGGAAATTTCCGCAGATAGCCTTAAATATGCTGGCTATCTTAAGCAAAAGAATAAGAAAAACGGATGAGAGAATAAGTAATTTAAGATTCGCGGACGCGTACGGAAAGGTGGCAAAGGTGTTGTTGGACATTGCTTCGGAAAAAGGCATCGCGCAGGAAAACAGTATTGCGTTTGGCGTGAAAATATGCCAGCAGGAATTGGCGGATATGGCGGGCATAACGAGAGAAACAGCTAACAGGATACTTGCTGAATTCAAGAAAAGAGGCTGTATTAACATTGAAGAAGGAAAAATAACGATATTAAACGAGGGGATATTGAAAAGAGAGGCCGTTTGCTGA